The Tenuifilum sp. 4138str genome has a window encoding:
- the mraY gene encoding phospho-N-acetylmuramoyl-pentapeptide-transferase: MIYYLAQYISKFWDFPGSGLFRYISFRSAMAFIVSMAFALLIGKRIIRYLQRKQIGEEIRNLGLEGQMQKKGTPTMGGIIILLSMLLPVLLFADILNIYIIVMLVTTVWLGAVGFADDYIKVFLKNKEGLSGRTKIIGQVSLGLFVGLVMWLSPEIVVREKVERVKKDVQIETVVTTEYNDNQPVTVSKAKKTTQTTIPFVKNNEFDYNLLNPFKGEGYEYVTWIIFILVVILIITAVSNGANLTDGLDGLATGVSAVITTTLGVFAYLSGNVIYAEYLNIMYIPHSGELVVFMSAFIGALVGFLWYNSYPAQVFMGDTGSLTIGGIIAVFAILIRKELLIPILCGIFLVENLSVVIQVSYFKYTKRKYGEGRRIFLMSPLHHHYQKKGYPEPKIVTRFWIVAILLAVITVVTLKIR; this comes from the coding sequence ATGATATACTATCTGGCTCAATACATAAGCAAATTCTGGGATTTCCCCGGTTCAGGGTTATTCCGGTACATCTCGTTCCGGTCCGCAATGGCATTCATTGTATCGATGGCCTTTGCCTTGCTAATTGGTAAGCGCATTATCCGATACCTGCAGCGTAAGCAAATTGGTGAGGAAATCCGAAACCTTGGCCTTGAGGGCCAAATGCAGAAAAAGGGTACCCCAACCATGGGAGGTATCATTATCCTTCTTTCAATGCTTTTGCCGGTACTGCTTTTTGCCGATATCCTGAACATCTACATCATTGTAATGCTGGTTACAACCGTATGGTTGGGAGCAGTGGGCTTTGCCGACGACTACATCAAGGTTTTTCTGAAAAACAAGGAGGGCCTTTCGGGTCGTACCAAAATCATCGGACAGGTATCGCTTGGGTTATTTGTTGGCTTGGTGATGTGGCTTAGCCCCGAAATTGTGGTTAGGGAAAAAGTTGAAAGGGTTAAAAAAGATGTTCAGATTGAAACTGTGGTAACAACGGAGTATAACGACAATCAACCCGTAACCGTTTCAAAGGCTAAAAAGACAACGCAAACCACCATCCCCTTTGTAAAAAACAACGAGTTTGACTACAACCTACTCAACCCGTTTAAAGGCGAAGGTTACGAGTATGTAACCTGGATTATCTTTATTCTGGTTGTAATTCTTATAATCACAGCCGTATCAAACGGTGCAAACCTAACCGATGGACTTGACGGATTGGCAACCGGGGTTTCGGCGGTAATCACCACCACGCTGGGCGTGTTCGCTTACCTATCGGGTAACGTGATTTATGCCGAATACCTGAACATCATGTACATTCCCCATTCGGGCGAACTGGTTGTGTTTATGAGCGCATTCATTGGCGCGCTGGTGGGATTCCTTTGGTACAACAGCTACCCTGCACAGGTATTCATGGGCGACACCGGTAGCCTTACCATTGGCGGTATTATTGCCGTTTTTGCCATACTTATCCGTAAGGAACTGCTCATACCAATCCTTTGCGGGATATTCCTGGTGGAAAACCTCTCAGTGGTTATACAGGTTAGCTACTTTAAGTACACCAAACGCAAGTATGGTGAGGGTCGAAGGATATTCCTTATGTCGCCCCTGCATCATCACTACCAGAAAAAAGGCTACCCTGAACCCAAAATTGTAACCCGGTTCTGGATTGTAGCCATTCTACTTGCAGTTATTACAGTTGTTACATTGAAAATCCGCTAA
- the murD gene encoding UDP-N-acetylmuramoyl-L-alanine--D-glutamate ligase, which produces MKRIVVLGGGESGAGAAVLAQKKGFDVFLSDMSEIKPCYKEWLNKYDIRFEEGKHTEELILNADEVIKSPGIPDKAPMVVKIREKGIPIISEIEFAGRYTNAYTVCITGSNGKTTTTSLIYHMMQKAGLNVGLAGNIGNSFAYQVAECSYDYYVIELSSFQLDGIYSFKPDIAILLNITPDHLDRYDYKMQNYVESKFRITRNLSEDDCFIFCSDDAVTVEQLKKIVLRAQQLPFSQKTKENQTAWLENLDMFINYDNSDFSMSINDLSLKGKHNIYNSMAAGIAGHVLNIRKEVIRESLSDFQGVEHRLEYVLTVRGVKYINDSKATNVNSAWYALESMTTPVVWIAGGTDKGNDYSELMDLVKQKVKALICLGVDNSKLHAAFDGIVPVIVDAKSAEEAVQHAYKISVPGDTVLLSPACASFDLFENYEDRGRKFKAAVRAL; this is translated from the coding sequence ATGAAGCGAATAGTTGTACTCGGAGGAGGAGAAAGCGGTGCAGGAGCCGCAGTGTTAGCCCAGAAAAAGGGATTCGACGTGTTCCTGTCGGATATGTCGGAAATAAAGCCCTGCTACAAGGAGTGGCTTAACAAGTACGATATCCGCTTCGAGGAGGGTAAGCATACCGAGGAACTAATCCTCAATGCCGACGAAGTGATTAAAAGCCCGGGGATTCCTGACAAAGCCCCAATGGTTGTTAAAATCAGGGAAAAGGGCATCCCCATAATTTCCGAAATTGAGTTTGCTGGCCGATACACCAACGCCTACACCGTTTGTATTACTGGTAGCAACGGCAAAACCACTACCACCTCGCTTATTTACCACATGATGCAGAAAGCTGGTCTAAACGTTGGGCTGGCTGGTAATATTGGCAATAGTTTTGCTTACCAGGTTGCCGAATGCAGCTACGACTACTACGTTATTGAGCTAAGCAGCTTTCAGCTCGATGGAATCTATAGCTTTAAACCCGATATTGCCATACTGCTTAACATCACCCCCGACCACCTGGACAGGTATGACTACAAGATGCAGAACTATGTGGAATCAAAGTTCAGGATTACCCGAAACCTCTCGGAAGACGACTGCTTCATTTTCTGCTCCGACGATGCAGTAACCGTGGAGCAACTCAAAAAGATTGTACTACGCGCCCAGCAATTGCCCTTCTCACAGAAAACAAAGGAGAACCAAACCGCATGGCTCGAAAACCTCGATATGTTCATAAATTACGATAACAGCGATTTCAGCATGTCAATAAACGACCTCTCCCTGAAAGGGAAGCATAACATTTACAACTCCATGGCTGCCGGTATTGCTGGTCATGTGCTAAATATCCGTAAGGAGGTTATTCGTGAATCGCTTTCCGATTTTCAGGGAGTAGAGCATAGGTTGGAATATGTACTAACTGTGCGAGGTGTTAAGTACATTAACGACTCAAAGGCTACCAATGTGAACTCCGCATGGTATGCTCTGGAGAGCATGACAACCCCCGTGGTTTGGATTGCAGGCGGTACCGATAAAGGGAACGATTACTCCGAGCTTATGGATTTAGTTAAGCAGAAGGTGAAAGCCTTAATCTGCCTGGGAGTGGATAACTCAAAGCTTCACGCAGCATTCGATGGCATTGTTCCCGTAATTGTTGATGCCAAATCGGCCGAGGAGGCTGTGCAGCACGCCTACAAAATATCGGTTCCGGGCGACACGGTACTGCTTTCCCCGGCCTGTGCAAGCTTTGACCTGTTTGAGAACTATGAGGATCGTGGACGCAAATTCAAAGCGGCTGTTCGCGCGCTTTAA
- a CDS encoding UDP-N-acetylmuramoyl-L-alanyl-D-glutamate--2,6-diaminopimelate ligase, translated as MAKLQNIIPVKLITKTVGNINVDIDELTFDSRKVKGGCCFFAIRGTQSDGHSYIPQAIASGATAIVCEELPAECPANVTFIQVENSSLALGYMASAFYGNPSQKLKLVGITGTNGKTTTVTLLYRLARRMGHKAGLLSTVVNYVDNVEVPSTHTTPDPIQLNALLRQMVDIGCEYCFMEVSSHSVVQNRIAGLTFAGGIFSNITHDHLDYHKTFAEYLKAKKRFFDELPSDAFALTNTDDRNGMVMVQNTKAKVYTYSLRSMADFRCKVIESHFDGMMLNMDGVEVWTRLLGRFNAYNLLAIYATLMLLGFDKNDILTGISDVTPVSGRFEYVRSSHGVTAVVDYAHTPDALENVIKTINEIKTENQRLITVVGAGGNRDKTKRPVMAKVATELSDIVILTSDNPRFEEPEEIINDMRVGVDASQAKKVITIVDRREAIRTACMLALKGDIILVAGKGHENYQEIKGVKHHFDDKEVLTEIFKSLQV; from the coding sequence ATGGCAAAACTTCAAAACATAATACCCGTAAAGCTGATTACCAAAACGGTTGGTAATATCAATGTTGATATTGATGAGCTAACATTCGATTCCCGCAAGGTTAAGGGTGGTTGCTGTTTCTTTGCCATACGTGGTACCCAAAGCGATGGCCATAGCTACATTCCACAGGCCATAGCATCGGGAGCAACGGCTATTGTTTGTGAGGAACTACCTGCCGAATGTCCTGCAAATGTTACATTCATCCAGGTTGAAAACTCATCGTTAGCCTTGGGTTACATGGCATCGGCCTTTTATGGAAACCCATCGCAAAAGTTAAAGCTGGTTGGTATAACGGGTACCAACGGTAAAACCACCACTGTTACCCTACTCTACCGCCTTGCCAGGCGTATGGGGCATAAGGCTGGCTTACTATCAACAGTGGTAAACTATGTTGATAACGTAGAAGTTCCATCGACCCATACTACCCCCGACCCGATACAGCTTAACGCTCTGCTAAGGCAGATGGTTGATATAGGATGCGAGTACTGTTTCATGGAGGTTAGTTCCCACTCGGTGGTTCAGAACCGTATAGCTGGATTGACATTTGCCGGTGGCATTTTCAGCAATATAACCCACGACCACCTCGACTACCACAAAACCTTTGCAGAGTACCTTAAGGCCAAGAAACGCTTCTTTGACGAGTTGCCCTCCGATGCCTTTGCCCTAACCAATACCGATGATAGGAATGGTATGGTAATGGTACAAAACACCAAGGCAAAGGTTTATACCTACTCGCTACGCTCCATGGCCGATTTCCGCTGCAAGGTTATTGAAAGCCATTTTGATGGGATGATGCTTAACATGGACGGGGTTGAGGTTTGGACAAGGCTATTGGGTCGGTTTAACGCATACAACCTGTTAGCAATTTACGCAACCCTGATGCTTTTGGGTTTTGATAAAAACGATATCCTTACCGGCATAAGCGATGTAACTCCGGTTTCGGGGAGATTTGAGTATGTTCGCTCCTCGCACGGCGTAACTGCTGTTGTTGACTATGCCCATACACCCGATGCGCTGGAGAATGTGATTAAAACCATAAACGAGATTAAAACCGAGAACCAACGCCTGATTACAGTGGTGGGTGCGGGTGGTAATCGCGACAAAACCAAGCGCCCCGTTATGGCCAAGGTGGCCACGGAGCTAAGCGATATTGTAATCCTCACCTCCGATAATCCCCGGTTCGAGGAACCCGAAGAAATCATCAACGATATGAGAGTAGGCGTTGATGCCTCGCAGGCAAAAAAGGTGATAACCATTGTGGATAGGCGTGAAGCCATAAGAACAGCCTGTATGCTTGCCCTTAAAGGCGATATCATCCTGGTTGCAGGTAAGGGTCATGAAAACTACCAGGAAATCAAGGGTGTAAAACATCACTTTGACGATAAAGAAGTGCTAACCGAAATTTTTAAATCGTTGCAGGTATGA
- a CDS encoding FtsL-like putative cell division protein: MTEQNTPEFDDVKPTQQPEDKKGKKVGAKDFISGRILTHEMVSGQMPYIIFLVVLAIIYIANNYHYNNLLRTELKLRKEVKNLRAESITTAAQYMSISRQSEVVKLVEEKGLGLIESRVPPKKLK, translated from the coding sequence ATGACAGAGCAAAACACACCGGAATTTGACGATGTAAAACCAACGCAGCAGCCCGAGGACAAGAAAGGGAAAAAGGTTGGCGCAAAGGACTTTATTAGTGGCCGAATCCTTACCCATGAGATGGTATCGGGCCAAATGCCGTACATTATTTTTTTGGTGGTGCTGGCCATTATTTACATTGCTAACAACTACCACTATAACAACCTTTTAAGAACTGAACTCAAGTTGCGAAAAGAGGTGAAAAACCTCCGTGCCGAATCAATAACTACCGCTGCTCAGTACATGTCGATAAGCCGACAGTCGGAAGTGGTTAAACTGGTTGAGGAGAAAGGGCTTGGCCTAATTGAATCGAGGGTTCCGCCCAAAAAGCTGAAGTAA
- a CDS encoding FtsW/RodA/SpoVE family cell cycle protein, translated as MGALFEKYLKGDRVIWMIVIFLYLSSLLLIYSSSSSLAFRYHGGNTTYFLIKQLVFLLVAFIVMWTAHLIKYSVWYRLANILLALSVPLLGITLLFGRNLNAASRWLEIPGLGISFQSSDLAKVILIMYVAKYLSQMQESTDDFKQFLIQLIAPVAFVCALILPANFSTAALLGLTCWLMMFVGRVNLKYLFGITGIGIVLVGAFIAISLQFKTLSRAQTWVNRIENFISDDKTEGNYQLEQSKIAIATGGIIGKGPGRSTQRNFLPHPYSDFIYAIIIEEYGVVGGVFTLILYLMLLYRAALLVKKSNRLFPAFLAFGLALMLTLQALINMAVAVGAIPVTGQPLPLVSLGGSSLIVSSGALGIILGISRSQDKKELFDGEEPVKDNN; from the coding sequence ATGGGAGCACTGTTCGAAAAATACTTAAAGGGCGATAGGGTGATTTGGATGATTGTTATCTTCCTTTACCTTTCATCGCTCCTGCTCATCTACAGCTCATCGAGCTCACTAGCTTTCCGCTATCATGGCGGAAATACAACCTATTTCCTGATTAAACAGCTTGTTTTCCTGCTGGTTGCATTCATAGTAATGTGGACAGCGCATCTCATAAAGTACAGCGTTTGGTATAGGCTTGCCAATATACTTCTGGCATTGTCAGTTCCCTTACTCGGTATTACACTTCTTTTTGGACGTAACCTCAATGCTGCATCGCGTTGGCTGGAGATACCCGGATTGGGCATTTCGTTTCAGTCATCGGACCTGGCAAAGGTGATTTTAATAATGTATGTGGCCAAGTATCTCTCGCAAATGCAGGAAAGCACTGATGATTTTAAACAATTCTTAATCCAGCTAATTGCACCCGTAGCATTTGTGTGCGCTCTAATTTTACCGGCAAACTTCTCAACCGCAGCTTTGCTTGGCTTAACCTGTTGGTTAATGATGTTTGTAGGGCGAGTTAACCTAAAATACCTTTTCGGAATTACTGGGATAGGCATTGTACTGGTGGGAGCCTTTATTGCCATATCGCTTCAGTTTAAAACCCTGAGCAGAGCCCAAACCTGGGTAAACCGCATTGAGAATTTTATTAGCGACGACAAAACAGAGGGGAACTATCAGCTGGAGCAATCGAAAATAGCCATTGCAACCGGGGGTATTATTGGTAAAGGGCCTGGACGCTCAACCCAGCGTAACTTTTTGCCACACCCCTATTCCGACTTTATTTACGCAATAATTATTGAGGAGTATGGTGTGGTAGGCGGAGTATTTACCCTAATACTCTACCTTATGCTACTTTACCGGGCGGCACTGCTGGTTAAAAAATCGAACCGGCTATTTCCAGCATTCCTTGCCTTTGGATTGGCCTTAATGCTAACGCTGCAAGCGTTAATTAATATGGCCGTTGCGGTTGGAGCCATTCCCGTTACGGGTCAGCCATTACCACTTGTAAGTTTGGGAGGTTCATCGCTGATAGTTAGCAGTGGTGCACTGGGTATTATTCTGGGTATTAGTCGAAGTCAAGATAAAAAAGAACTATTCGATGGAGAAGAACCGGTTAAGGATAATAATTAG
- a CDS encoding penicillin-binding protein yields the protein MTVKNNILIRIAGIYILLLLVGIGIVFKIVFIQVVDGHELREKAKKITYRDILVEANRGDILAADGRVLATSVPYFDLRMDLLAAGLTDSVFKANIDSLAICLSQFFGDRSWYSYRSELTNARKYAKNRRYYPIAPRKVNYLELQEISKFPLLRLGENKGGFIAEQVNKRMLPHNSMAARTLGIVNLNGGVVGIEKALDPVLRGRNGLRVHARIPGNTWVEVNSMNKVEPEDGVDILTTLDVQLQDVAEAALRKHLEGHGAGHGCAIVMEVATGDIKAIANLRRNEDGTYEEVYNYAVGESTEPGSTIKTATLIALLEEGDINLNDTVNTGKGKLQLYDHVISDSKEDGHGKITVKEVFEVSSNVGVIKLVQKVFKGKEKDFVKKLYELKLNEPTGIIIPGEIKPQIRFPGDKGWSGLSMPMMSIGYEIRLTPLQILTFYNAIANNGRMVKPRLVKAYLKHGQVVESFPPQVIQSSICSRSTLKKVHEVLEGVVESGTAINLKNPRYKIAGKTGTAQIAKGRKGYKSGGRVSYQASFVGYFPAEDPKYSCIVVVNSPSNSVYYGNVVAGPIFKEISDKVFATSPEWFSDIKGDKLKDLPQAKTGQLSKLEYVMDELDIPFDGNGKRTDWVTVQRDSTKIVTNPIRLAKSKVPNVVGMGLRDAIYQLESLGLRVVAKGRGTVRSQSANPGEPVIKGSTVYLEMSRGES from the coding sequence ATGACAGTAAAGAACAACATACTAATTCGGATTGCAGGAATTTACATCCTACTGCTACTAGTGGGTATAGGTATCGTTTTCAAAATTGTTTTCATACAGGTAGTTGATGGGCACGAACTCAGGGAGAAAGCAAAAAAGATAACCTACCGCGATATACTTGTTGAGGCCAACAGAGGCGATATCCTTGCTGCCGATGGCAGAGTATTGGCCACATCGGTACCATACTTCGACCTCCGCATGGATTTGCTGGCAGCCGGCCTAACCGACTCGGTGTTCAAAGCTAATATCGACTCACTGGCAATATGCCTATCGCAATTCTTTGGCGACCGGTCGTGGTACTCGTACCGCTCTGAGCTTACCAATGCCCGCAAGTATGCTAAGAATCGCCGCTACTACCCCATAGCACCTCGTAAGGTAAATTACCTTGAGCTACAGGAAATATCGAAATTCCCGTTGCTGCGCTTGGGGGAGAACAAGGGTGGGTTCATTGCCGAACAGGTAAACAAGCGAATGCTTCCGCACAACTCCATGGCAGCCCGCACCCTTGGTATAGTAAACCTCAATGGAGGGGTTGTTGGGATTGAAAAAGCGCTTGACCCAGTGCTAAGAGGCAGAAATGGATTGCGTGTTCATGCCCGGATACCCGGCAATACATGGGTTGAGGTAAATAGCATGAACAAGGTTGAACCCGAAGACGGCGTTGATATTCTTACCACCCTTGATGTGCAGCTACAGGATGTGGCTGAGGCGGCATTGCGCAAACACCTTGAAGGGCATGGCGCAGGTCATGGTTGCGCCATAGTGATGGAGGTGGCCACCGGCGATATTAAAGCCATTGCTAACCTCCGGCGCAATGAGGATGGAACCTACGAGGAGGTTTACAACTACGCCGTGGGCGAAAGCACTGAGCCCGGATCAACTATCAAAACTGCCACCCTAATTGCCCTGCTCGAGGAGGGCGATATTAACCTCAACGATACGGTAAATACCGGCAAGGGAAAACTACAGCTATACGACCATGTGATTTCCGACTCAAAGGAGGACGGTCATGGGAAGATTACCGTTAAGGAGGTTTTTGAGGTTTCGTCGAATGTGGGTGTAATAAAGCTGGTTCAAAAGGTGTTCAAGGGCAAGGAGAAAGATTTTGTAAAAAAGCTCTATGAGCTAAAGCTGAACGAGCCAACGGGTATTATCATACCGGGCGAGATAAAGCCCCAAATCCGGTTCCCGGGCGATAAGGGTTGGTCTGGCCTATCGATGCCCATGATGAGCATCGGGTATGAGATTCGTCTTACCCCCCTGCAAATCCTTACCTTCTACAACGCCATTGCCAATAATGGCCGCATGGTTAAACCCCGGCTGGTAAAAGCATACCTAAAGCACGGACAGGTGGTTGAGAGTTTTCCGCCACAGGTAATCCAATCGTCCATTTGCTCGCGTTCCACCCTTAAAAAGGTACATGAGGTGCTGGAGGGAGTTGTTGAAAGTGGTACAGCAATCAACCTTAAAAATCCAAGGTACAAAATAGCAGGTAAAACGGGTACTGCCCAAATAGCCAAGGGACGTAAGGGTTACAAATCGGGAGGGCGAGTTAGCTACCAGGCCTCGTTTGTAGGCTACTTCCCAGCCGAAGACCCAAAATACTCATGTATTGTTGTTGTGAACTCTCCTTCAAATAGCGTTTACTATGGTAATGTGGTGGCTGGACCCATTTTCAAGGAGATTTCCGATAAGGTCTTTGCTACTAGTCCTGAGTGGTTTAGCGATATTAAGGGCGATAAACTAAAGGATTTACCACAAGCCAAAACTGGGCAATTGTCAAAGCTTGAGTATGTAATGGATGAGCTCGACATACCCTTTGATGGCAATGGGAAAAGGACCGATTGGGTAACCGTTCAGCGCGATAGCACTAAAATAGTTACAAATCCAATTCGTTTAGCAAAAAGCAAAGTACCAAATGTGGTTGGAATGGGATTACGCGATGCCATTTACCAGCTGGAAAGCTTAGGGTTAAGGGTTGTGGCCAAGGGACGAGGCACCGTGCGCTCACAGTCGGCAAACCCCGGCGAACCTGTTATTAAAGGTTCAACAGTTTACTTAGAAATGAGTAGAGGAGAAAGTTAA